In Streptomyces canus, one DNA window encodes the following:
- the pflB gene encoding formate C-acetyltransferase, giving the protein MTATVTTGARAATEAWRGFAGLRWRDRVDVRDFIQANYTPYEGDSAFLVGPTERTLAVWHKVARLFPEERRKGVLDVDPDNPSTITSHRPGYIDRGSELIVGLQTDAPLRRAIMPNGGLRMVENSLKAYGYRADPFVTRVFGTYRKTHNDGVFDAYTPEMRAARKAGIITGLPDAYGRGRIIGDYRRVALYGTDRLIESKRAERALLDARVSSPDVIRDREELAEQIRALGELTEMAASYGCDVSRPAVTAHEAVQWLYLGFLAAVKEQNGAAMSLGRTSTFLDVYLQRDLDEGTLDETRAQELIDDFVIKLRIVRFLRTPEYDALFSGDPTWVTESIGGMGGDGRTLVTRTSFRFLQTLYNLGPAPEPNLTVLWSPQLPSGFKEFCARVSIDTSAVQYESDDLMRPRTGDDTAIACCVSAMTVGRQMQFFGARVNLAKALLYAINGGRDEMTGEQIAPEAPAPAGEYLEYGELSAAYDRMLDWLAATYVNTLNVIHYMHDKYAYERIEMALHNHPVYRYMACGIAGLSVAADSLSAVKYGRVKVIRDDTGLAVDYEIEGGFPAYGNNDDRVDSIAVGLVKSFMAKVRKHPTYRNAEHTQSVLTITSNVVYGKHTGNTPDGRRAGQPFAPGANPMNGRDRHGVAASALSVAKLPYEEARDGISLTTTITPEGLGHNPDERPGHLVGILDAYTASGGFHMNVNVLDRATLEDAMAHPEKYPELTIRVSGYAVNFVRLTREQQLDVISRTFHRSL; this is encoded by the coding sequence ATGACGGCAACGGTGACCACTGGAGCCCGGGCGGCAACCGAGGCATGGCGAGGCTTCGCCGGCTTGCGCTGGCGCGACCGCGTCGACGTACGCGACTTCATCCAGGCCAACTACACGCCGTACGAAGGCGACTCGGCGTTCCTGGTCGGTCCGACCGAACGCACGCTGGCCGTCTGGCACAAGGTCGCTCGTCTGTTCCCCGAGGAGCGGCGCAAGGGAGTCCTCGACGTCGACCCGGACAACCCGTCCACCATCACCTCGCACCGGCCGGGCTACATCGACCGCGGCAGCGAGCTGATCGTCGGCCTCCAGACCGATGCCCCGCTGCGGCGGGCCATCATGCCCAACGGCGGGCTGCGGATGGTCGAGAACAGTCTGAAGGCGTACGGCTACCGGGCCGACCCCTTCGTCACCCGCGTCTTCGGCACCTACCGCAAGACCCACAACGACGGTGTCTTCGACGCCTACACGCCCGAAATGCGCGCCGCCCGCAAGGCCGGGATCATCACCGGCCTGCCGGACGCCTACGGCCGCGGCCGGATCATCGGCGACTACCGGCGCGTCGCGCTGTACGGCACCGACCGGCTCATCGAGTCCAAGCGGGCCGAGCGCGCCCTGCTGGACGCGCGGGTCTCCAGCCCGGACGTCATCCGCGACCGTGAGGAACTGGCGGAGCAGATCCGGGCATTGGGCGAACTGACGGAGATGGCGGCCTCGTACGGTTGTGACGTCTCCCGCCCGGCCGTCACCGCACACGAGGCCGTGCAGTGGCTCTACCTCGGCTTCCTGGCGGCGGTGAAGGAGCAGAACGGCGCGGCGATGTCGCTGGGGCGCACCTCCACGTTCCTGGACGTCTACCTGCAGCGGGACCTGGACGAGGGGACCCTCGACGAGACCCGCGCCCAGGAGCTGATCGACGACTTCGTGATCAAGCTGCGGATCGTACGGTTCCTGCGCACGCCCGAGTACGACGCGCTCTTCTCCGGCGACCCGACCTGGGTGACCGAGTCCATCGGCGGCATGGGAGGTGACGGGCGCACGTTGGTCACCCGCACCTCCTTCCGCTTCCTCCAGACGCTCTACAACCTCGGCCCGGCACCCGAACCCAACCTGACCGTGCTGTGGTCGCCCCAACTGCCGTCCGGGTTCAAGGAGTTCTGCGCCCGGGTGTCGATCGACACCAGTGCCGTGCAGTACGAGTCCGACGACCTGATGCGCCCGCGCACCGGCGACGACACCGCGATCGCCTGCTGCGTCTCGGCGATGACGGTGGGCCGGCAGATGCAGTTCTTCGGTGCCCGCGTCAACCTCGCCAAGGCACTGCTCTACGCGATCAACGGCGGCCGGGACGAGATGACCGGCGAGCAGATCGCGCCCGAGGCGCCCGCGCCGGCCGGAGAGTACCTGGAGTACGGGGAGCTGTCGGCCGCGTACGACCGCATGCTGGACTGGCTGGCGGCCACGTACGTCAACACCCTCAACGTCATCCACTACATGCACGACAAGTACGCCTACGAGCGCATCGAGATGGCACTGCACAACCACCCGGTGTACCGCTACATGGCCTGTGGGATCGCCGGACTGTCGGTGGCCGCCGACAGCCTCTCCGCCGTCAAGTACGGCCGGGTGAAGGTGATCCGGGACGACACGGGCCTGGCCGTCGACTACGAGATCGAGGGCGGGTTCCCGGCGTACGGCAACAACGACGACCGGGTCGACTCCATCGCCGTCGGCCTCGTGAAGTCCTTCATGGCGAAGGTGCGCAAGCACCCCACCTACCGCAACGCCGAGCATACCCAGTCGGTGCTGACGATCACCTCGAACGTGGTGTACGGCAAGCACACGGGCAACACCCCCGACGGCCGGCGTGCCGGACAGCCCTTCGCGCCCGGCGCCAACCCGATGAACGGCCGCGACCGGCACGGAGTGGCCGCGTCCGCGCTGTCGGTGGCGAAGCTGCCGTACGAGGAGGCCCGCGACGGCATCTCGCTGACCACGACGATCACCCCGGAGGGGCTGGGGCACAACCCCGACGAGCGGCCGGGCCACCTGGTCGGCATCCTCGACGCCTACACGGCCTCGGGCGGCTTCCACATGAACGTCAACGTCCTGGACAGAGCGACGCTGGAGGACGCCATGGCCCACCCGGAGAAGTACCCGGAGCTGACGATCCGTGTCTCCGGCTACGCCGTCAACTTCGTCCGCCTGACCCGCGAGCAGCAGCTCGACGTGATCAGCCGTACCTTCCACCGCTCGCTGTGA
- a CDS encoding DUF4389 domain-containing protein: MTTLAGTPERPVRVSAVLDAQLSRWLWLVKWVLAIPHYVVLCFLWIAFTVVSVIAFFAILFTERYPRPLFDFNVGVLRWSWRVAYYSYGALGTDRYPPFSLGEEPGYPARLDIEYPERLSRGLVLVKWWLLAIPHYIVIGFFLGGRHLGWWEGGLISVLVVIAAVALAFTGKYPRGLFDLILGLHRWVLRVAAYVALMTDSYPPFRLDMGGTEPHEPEVLP, encoded by the coding sequence ATGACAACCCTGGCAGGAACACCAGAGCGCCCGGTCCGGGTGAGTGCGGTGCTGGATGCGCAGCTGTCCCGGTGGCTGTGGCTGGTGAAATGGGTCCTGGCCATCCCCCACTACGTGGTGCTGTGCTTCCTCTGGATCGCCTTCACCGTGGTGAGCGTGATCGCGTTCTTCGCCATCCTGTTCACCGAGCGCTACCCACGCCCCCTGTTCGACTTCAACGTCGGGGTCCTGCGCTGGAGCTGGCGCGTCGCCTACTACTCGTACGGCGCCCTCGGCACGGACCGCTACCCGCCCTTCAGCCTGGGCGAGGAACCCGGCTACCCGGCCCGGCTGGACATCGAGTACCCCGAACGCCTCTCCCGCGGCCTGGTGCTCGTGAAGTGGTGGCTGCTGGCCATCCCCCACTACATCGTCATCGGCTTCTTCCTCGGCGGCCGGCACCTCGGCTGGTGGGAGGGCGGGCTGATCAGCGTCCTGGTGGTGATCGCCGCCGTGGCCCTGGCCTTCACCGGGAAGTACCCCCGAGGCTTGTTCGATCTGATCCTCGGCCTCCACAGGTGGGTGCTGCGGGTCGCCGCCTACGTCGCCCTGATGACGGACTCGTATCCACCGTTCCGGCTCGACATGGGAGGCACGGAACCGCATGAACCGGAGGTGCTGCCGTGA
- the pflA gene encoding pyruvate formate-lyase-activating protein codes for MSTTVTPVTGRIHSWDLSTGVDGPGTRFVLFLSGCPLRCLYCANPDTWHMRDGKRTTVDEVMAEIERYRPFITAAGGGVTLTGGEALLQPAFTALVFRRCKELGLHTALDTSGFLGARATDELLADTDLVLLDIKSFDVRTYRRLTGGDLSPTLDFATRLDRLGVPMWIRYVLVPGWTDDPAAVDGLGGFLAGLGNVDRVDVLPFHKLGAHKYDGLGLPFPLRDTPTPDPDLTERVREQFREHGLRAF; via the coding sequence GTGAGCACCACGGTCACACCGGTGACGGGCCGGATCCACTCCTGGGATTTGTCCACGGGAGTGGACGGTCCCGGGACCCGGTTCGTGCTGTTCCTCAGCGGCTGCCCGCTGCGCTGCCTGTACTGCGCCAACCCCGACACCTGGCACATGCGCGACGGGAAACGGACCACCGTCGACGAGGTGATGGCCGAGATCGAGAGGTACCGGCCCTTCATCACCGCCGCCGGCGGGGGAGTGACACTCACCGGCGGCGAGGCCCTGCTGCAGCCCGCGTTCACGGCGTTGGTCTTCCGCCGCTGCAAGGAGCTCGGTCTGCACACGGCCCTGGACACCTCCGGATTCCTCGGCGCCCGCGCCACCGACGAACTCCTCGCCGACACCGACCTGGTCCTGCTGGACATCAAGTCCTTCGACGTCCGGACCTACCGGAGGCTGACCGGCGGCGACCTTTCCCCGACCCTCGACTTCGCCACCCGCCTGGACCGGCTCGGCGTCCCGATGTGGATTCGCTACGTCCTCGTGCCCGGCTGGACCGACGATCCGGCGGCCGTCGACGGCCTCGGCGGGTTCCTCGCCGGACTGGGCAACGTCGACCGGGTGGACGTCCTGCCGTTCCACAAGCTCGGCGCCCACAAGTACGACGGGCTGGGCCTTCCCTTCCCGCTGCGCGACACACCCACGCCGGATCCGGACCTGACGGAACGGGTGCGCGAGCAGTTCCGGGAACACGGCCTGCGGGCCTTCTGA
- the adhE gene encoding bifunctional acetaldehyde-CoA/alcohol dehydrogenase yields MARKDDRNRTAAPQDSPGGPSDSEIAVDRLVTHALKALADYGALDQEQVDHIVKKASVAALDQHTSLALLAVEETGRGVFEDKAAKNMFACEHVTHSMGSMKTVGVIARDDIDDMIEIAEPVGVLCAITPVTNPTSTTIFKALMALKTRNPVVFAFHPSAQRCSAEAARIVRDAAIAAGAPEHCVQWIDTPSVEATHTLMHHPGVSLILATGGNAMVKAAYSAGKPALGVGAGNVPAYVHKSAKLRRAVNDLVLSKSFDNGMICASEQAVILDTEVYDAALAEFRTLHAHVATAGEKEKLEAFLFPVRVAGAGCEPKVNAAAVGQSPQWIAEHAGFTVPESTSLILVEAEGVGPDEPLTREKLCPVLTVLRARSESHGFDLAADMVAFHGQGHSSVIHCEDPALAEAYGKRMKTVRVIVNSPSSQGAIGGVYNSLLPSLTLGCGSWGSTSVSNNVSAAQLLNVKRVTTRRNNLQWFKVPPKIYFEPQAIRYLASMPDVHRVTIVTDATMTRLGFVDRIDRVLKRRPEPVTLQIIDNVEPEPSIDSVQHGARLMREFRPDTIIALGGGSPMDAAKVMWLLYEHPDIDFADMRHKFSDIRKRAFRFPTLGAQARLVCVPTTSGTGAEVTPFAVISDPATGKKYPLADYALTPSVAIVDPLLTADLPTALAADSGFDALTHAIEAYVSVYANDFTDGLALHAIRLVFDHLEAAVNDRAGSAQAREKMHNAGTIAGMAFGNAFLGIVHAMSHTLGATFHIAHGRTNAVLLPHVIRYNGSVPTKLTGWPKYESYRAPERFQDIARTLGLPAAHPQEGVESLAGAVERLRAAVRIEPTFQSLGADERTFLAALPQQALNAYEDQCAPANPRMPMLDDMQDIMRAAYFGPAEATDE; encoded by the coding sequence ATGGCCCGCAAGGACGACCGCAACCGGACCGCCGCCCCGCAGGACTCCCCGGGCGGACCCTCCGACAGCGAGATCGCCGTGGACCGGCTGGTCACCCACGCGCTGAAGGCACTCGCCGACTACGGGGCCCTCGACCAGGAACAGGTCGACCACATCGTCAAGAAGGCGTCGGTCGCCGCACTGGACCAGCACACCTCGCTGGCCCTGCTCGCGGTGGAGGAGACCGGCCGCGGCGTCTTCGAGGACAAGGCCGCGAAGAACATGTTCGCGTGCGAGCACGTCACGCACAGCATGGGGAGCATGAAGACCGTGGGCGTCATCGCCCGCGACGACATCGACGACATGATCGAGATCGCCGAACCGGTCGGCGTGCTGTGCGCGATCACCCCCGTCACCAACCCGACCTCCACCACGATCTTCAAGGCGCTGATGGCGCTGAAGACCCGCAACCCCGTGGTCTTCGCCTTCCACCCCTCCGCCCAGCGGTGCAGCGCCGAGGCCGCCCGCATCGTGCGCGACGCGGCCATCGCCGCCGGCGCCCCCGAGCACTGCGTCCAGTGGATCGACACGCCGTCGGTCGAGGCGACGCACACCCTCATGCACCACCCCGGTGTCTCGCTCATTCTCGCCACCGGCGGCAACGCCATGGTCAAGGCCGCCTACTCGGCCGGCAAGCCCGCCCTCGGCGTGGGCGCGGGCAACGTCCCGGCGTACGTCCACAAGAGCGCCAAGCTGCGCCGGGCCGTCAACGACCTCGTGCTGTCCAAGTCCTTCGACAACGGCATGATCTGCGCTTCCGAACAGGCCGTCATCCTCGACACGGAGGTCTACGACGCCGCGCTCGCCGAATTCCGCACGCTGCACGCCCACGTGGCGACCGCCGGGGAGAAGGAGAAGCTGGAGGCGTTCCTGTTCCCGGTGCGTGTGGCGGGCGCGGGCTGCGAACCCAAGGTCAACGCCGCGGCCGTCGGACAAAGTCCCCAGTGGATCGCCGAGCACGCCGGCTTCACCGTTCCCGAAAGCACCTCGCTCATCCTGGTCGAGGCCGAAGGGGTCGGCCCGGACGAGCCGCTGACCCGGGAGAAGCTCTGCCCTGTGCTCACCGTCCTGCGCGCCCGCTCCGAGAGCCACGGCTTCGATCTGGCCGCCGACATGGTCGCCTTCCACGGCCAGGGCCACAGCTCCGTCATCCACTGCGAGGATCCCGCGCTGGCGGAGGCGTACGGCAAGCGGATGAAGACCGTGCGCGTCATCGTCAACTCGCCCTCCTCGCAGGGCGCCATCGGCGGCGTGTACAACAGTCTTCTCCCCTCGCTGACCCTGGGCTGCGGCTCGTGGGGCAGCACCTCGGTGTCCAACAACGTCTCCGCCGCCCAGCTGCTGAACGTCAAGCGGGTCACCACCCGGCGCAACAACCTGCAGTGGTTCAAAGTCCCGCCGAAGATCTACTTCGAACCGCAGGCCATCCGCTACCTCGCCTCCATGCCCGACGTCCACCGCGTCACGATCGTCACCGACGCGACCATGACCCGCCTCGGCTTCGTCGACCGCATCGACCGCGTCCTCAAGCGCCGTCCCGAGCCCGTGACCCTGCAGATCATCGACAACGTCGAACCGGAACCCAGCATCGACTCCGTGCAGCACGGTGCCCGCCTCATGCGGGAATTCCGCCCGGACACGATCATCGCGCTGGGCGGCGGCTCCCCGATGGACGCCGCGAAGGTGATGTGGCTGCTCTACGAGCACCCGGACATCGACTTCGCCGACATGCGGCACAAGTTCTCCGACATCCGCAAGCGCGCCTTCCGCTTCCCGACGCTGGGCGCCCAGGCCCGCCTGGTCTGCGTGCCCACCACCTCCGGCACCGGCGCCGAGGTCACCCCCTTCGCGGTCATCTCCGACCCGGCCACCGGCAAGAAGTACCCGCTGGCCGACTACGCGCTCACCCCGAGCGTGGCCATCGTCGACCCGCTGCTGACCGCCGACCTGCCCACGGCCCTGGCCGCCGACAGCGGCTTCGACGCCCTCACCCACGCCATCGAGGCGTATGTGTCCGTCTACGCCAATGACTTCACCGACGGTCTCGCGCTGCACGCCATCCGGCTGGTCTTCGACCACCTCGAAGCGGCGGTGAACGACCGCGCGGGCTCGGCTCAGGCCCGGGAGAAGATGCACAACGCAGGCACCATCGCCGGCATGGCCTTCGGCAACGCCTTCCTCGGCATCGTGCACGCCATGTCCCACACGCTGGGCGCCACCTTCCACATCGCCCACGGCCGTACCAACGCCGTCCTGCTGCCGCACGTCATCCGCTACAACGGGTCCGTCCCCACCAAGCTCACGGGCTGGCCCAAGTACGAGAGCTACCGCGCCCCCGAACGCTTCCAGGACATCGCCCGCACCCTCGGCCTGCCCGCCGCCCACCCGCAGGAGGGCGTCGAGTCGCTGGCCGGGGCGGTGGAACGCCTGCGCGCCGCCGTGCGCATCGAGCCCACGTTCCAGTCCCTCGGCGCCGACGAGCGGACGTTTCTCGCCGCCCTGCCCCAGCAGGCCCTCAACGCCTACGAGGACCAGTGCGCGCCCGCCAACCCGCGCATGCCGATGCTCGACGACATGCAGGACATCATGCGGGCGGCCTACTTCGGACCGGCCGAGGCTACCGACGAGTAG
- a CDS encoding IS110 family transposase, with amino-acid sequence MSVFCGIDWAESHHDVALVDQDGQLVAKRRISDDLAGYRLLLDLLAEHGDSPETPIPVAIETSSGLLVAVLRTGRRKIFAINPLAAARYRDRHGVSRKKSDPGDALVLANILRTDMHAHRPLPDDSDLARAITVLARAQQDAVWARQQIANQIRSLLREYYPVALDAFLGKQGGLTRPEARAVLAVAPTPSTAARMTLPQLRAALKRAGRSRGIDAEAERLKTALRFEQAHQPTLVEEAMGRQLLALLTQLDAACKAVEDLTEAVEASFRRHPDAEILLSFPGMGIQLGARVLAEIGDDRARFADARALKAYAGSAPITRASGKKRFVGRRYIKNNRLTNAGHQWAFAALTASPGAAAHYRRRRDRGDWHAQAQRHLFNRMIGQLYHCLQTRQHFDEQHAFTSSSADLAVAA; translated from the coding sequence TTGAGCGTGTTCTGCGGGATCGACTGGGCCGAGTCGCACCACGATGTGGCCCTGGTAGATCAAGACGGCCAGCTGGTGGCCAAGCGCCGCATCAGCGACGACCTCGCCGGCTACCGGCTGCTGCTGGACCTGCTCGCCGAGCACGGCGACAGCCCCGAGACGCCGATACCAGTGGCCATCGAGACCTCCAGTGGCCTGCTCGTGGCCGTCCTGCGCACCGGCCGGCGGAAGATCTTCGCCATCAACCCGCTGGCCGCCGCCCGCTACCGCGACCGTCACGGCGTCTCGCGCAAGAAGTCCGACCCCGGCGACGCCCTGGTCCTGGCCAACATCCTGCGCACCGACATGCACGCCCACCGGCCACTGCCCGACGACAGCGACCTCGCCCGCGCCATCACCGTCCTGGCCCGCGCCCAGCAGGACGCCGTCTGGGCCCGCCAGCAGATCGCCAACCAGATCCGCTCGCTGCTGCGCGAGTACTACCCCGTCGCCCTGGACGCCTTCCTCGGCAAGCAAGGCGGCCTGACCCGGCCCGAGGCCCGCGCGGTGCTCGCCGTGGCGCCGACCCCGAGCACGGCGGCCCGGATGACCCTGCCGCAGCTGCGGGCCGCGCTCAAACGGGCCGGCCGCAGCCGCGGCATCGACGCCGAAGCCGAACGCCTCAAGACCGCCTTGCGGTTCGAGCAGGCCCACCAGCCCACGCTCGTCGAGGAGGCCATGGGTCGACAACTGCTCGCGCTGCTCACACAGTTGGATGCGGCCTGCAAGGCCGTCGAGGACCTCACCGAGGCGGTGGAGGCGTCTTTTCGTCGGCACCCGGACGCTGAAATCCTGCTCAGCTTCCCCGGCATGGGCATCCAGCTCGGCGCCCGGGTGCTCGCCGAGATCGGTGACGACCGCGCGCGGTTCGCCGATGCCCGGGCACTGAAGGCATACGCAGGATCGGCCCCCATCACCCGTGCCTCGGGCAAGAAACGCTTCGTCGGACGCCGCTACATCAAGAACAACCGCCTGACCAACGCCGGCCATCAGTGGGCCTTCGCCGCGCTCACGGCCTCGCCCGGAGCAGCTGCCCACTACCGGCGACGGCGCGACCGCGGAGACTGGCATGCCCAGGCCCAGCGGCACCTGTTCAACCGCATG